The following are encoded together in the Bos taurus isolate L1 Dominette 01449 registration number 42190680 breed Hereford chromosome 12, ARS-UCD2.0, whole genome shotgun sequence genome:
- the MED4 gene encoding mediator of RNA polymerase II transcription subunit 4 isoform X2 — MLAISRNQKLLQSGEENQVLELLIHRDGEFQELMKLALNQGKIHHEMQVLEKEVEKRDSDIQQLQKQLKEAEQILATAVYQAKEKLKSIEKARKGAISSEEIIKYAHRISASNAVCAPLTWVPGDPRRPYPTDLEMRSGLLGQMNNPSTNGVNGHLPGDALAAGRLPDVLAPQYPWQSNDMAMNMLPPNHSHDFLLEPPGHNKENEDDVEVMSTDSSSSSSDSD, encoded by the exons ATGCTGGCAATTTCAAGAAACCAAAAGTTGCTACAGTCTGGAGAGGAGAACCAG GTCCTGGAGTTGTTAATTCACAGAGATGGGGAATTTCAGGAACTAATGAAATTGGCACTTAATCAGGGAAAAATCCATCATGAAATGCAAGTTTTAgaaaaagaagtagaaaagagAGACAGTGATATTCAGCAACTACAAAAACAGCTAAAGGAAGCAGAACAGATACTG GCAACAGCTGTTTACCaagcaaaagaaaaactcaagtcaatagaaaaagcaaggaaag GTGCTATTTCCTCTGAAGAAATAATTAAGTATGCACATAGGATTAGTGCAAGTAATGCTGTGTGCGCCCCACTGACCTGGGTCCCAg GGGACCCACGGAGACCATACCCAACTGATTTGGAGATGAGAAGTGGATTACTGGGTCAGATGAACAATCCTTCCACTAATGGAGTAAACGGTCATCTCCCAGGGGACGCACTTGCAGCAGGCAGACTGCCAG ATGTCCTTGCTCCACAGTATCCATGGCAGTCAAATGACATGGCGATGAACATGTTACCACCAAACCACAGTCATGACTTTCTGTTGGAACCTCCAGGGCACAACAAAGAAAACGAGGATGATGTAGAGGTTATGTCAACGGACTCCtcaagcagcagcagtgactctgATTAG
- the MED4 gene encoding mediator of RNA polymerase II transcription subunit 4, translated as MAAASSGEKEKERPGGGLGAAGGNSTRERLLSALEDLEVLSRELIEMLAISRNQKLLQSGEENQVLELLIHRDGEFQELMKLALNQGKIHHEMQVLEKEVEKRDSDIQQLQKQLKEAEQILATAVYQAKEKLKSIEKARKGAISSEEIIKYAHRISASNAVCAPLTWVPGDPRRPYPTDLEMRSGLLGQMNNPSTNGVNGHLPGDALAAGRLPDVLAPQYPWQSNDMAMNMLPPNHSHDFLLEPPGHNKENEDDVEVMSTDSSSSSSDSD; from the exons ATGGCGGCGGCGTCGAGCGGCGAGAAGGAGAAGGAGCGGCCGGGCGGCGGCTTAGGAGCGGCTGGCGGTAACAGCACGCGAGAGCGGCTGCTGTCAGCGCTGGAAGATCTGGAGGTCTTGTCGAG agAACTTATAGAAATGCTGGCAATTTCAAGAAACCAAAAGTTGCTACAGTCTGGAGAGGAGAACCAG GTCCTGGAGTTGTTAATTCACAGAGATGGGGAATTTCAGGAACTAATGAAATTGGCACTTAATCAGGGAAAAATCCATCATGAAATGCAAGTTTTAgaaaaagaagtagaaaagagAGACAGTGATATTCAGCAACTACAAAAACAGCTAAAGGAAGCAGAACAGATACTG GCAACAGCTGTTTACCaagcaaaagaaaaactcaagtcaatagaaaaagcaaggaaag GTGCTATTTCCTCTGAAGAAATAATTAAGTATGCACATAGGATTAGTGCAAGTAATGCTGTGTGCGCCCCACTGACCTGGGTCCCAg GGGACCCACGGAGACCATACCCAACTGATTTGGAGATGAGAAGTGGATTACTGGGTCAGATGAACAATCCTTCCACTAATGGAGTAAACGGTCATCTCCCAGGGGACGCACTTGCAGCAGGCAGACTGCCAG ATGTCCTTGCTCCACAGTATCCATGGCAGTCAAATGACATGGCGATGAACATGTTACCACCAAACCACAGTCATGACTTTCTGTTGGAACCTCCAGGGCACAACAAAGAAAACGAGGATGATGTAGAGGTTATGTCAACGGACTCCtcaagcagcagcagtgactctgATTAG
- the MED4 gene encoding mediator of RNA polymerase II transcription subunit 4 isoform X1: MGTREDGHVPSLGELIEMLAISRNQKLLQSGEENQVLELLIHRDGEFQELMKLALNQGKIHHEMQVLEKEVEKRDSDIQQLQKQLKEAEQILATAVYQAKEKLKSIEKARKGAISSEEIIKYAHRISASNAVCAPLTWVPGDPRRPYPTDLEMRSGLLGQMNNPSTNGVNGHLPGDALAAGRLPDVLAPQYPWQSNDMAMNMLPPNHSHDFLLEPPGHNKENEDDVEVMSTDSSSSSSDSD; this comes from the exons atggggacaagagaggatggtCACGTCCCCAGTCTCGG agAACTTATAGAAATGCTGGCAATTTCAAGAAACCAAAAGTTGCTACAGTCTGGAGAGGAGAACCAG GTCCTGGAGTTGTTAATTCACAGAGATGGGGAATTTCAGGAACTAATGAAATTGGCACTTAATCAGGGAAAAATCCATCATGAAATGCAAGTTTTAgaaaaagaagtagaaaagagAGACAGTGATATTCAGCAACTACAAAAACAGCTAAAGGAAGCAGAACAGATACTG GCAACAGCTGTTTACCaagcaaaagaaaaactcaagtcaatagaaaaagcaaggaaag GTGCTATTTCCTCTGAAGAAATAATTAAGTATGCACATAGGATTAGTGCAAGTAATGCTGTGTGCGCCCCACTGACCTGGGTCCCAg GGGACCCACGGAGACCATACCCAACTGATTTGGAGATGAGAAGTGGATTACTGGGTCAGATGAACAATCCTTCCACTAATGGAGTAAACGGTCATCTCCCAGGGGACGCACTTGCAGCAGGCAGACTGCCAG ATGTCCTTGCTCCACAGTATCCATGGCAGTCAAATGACATGGCGATGAACATGTTACCACCAAACCACAGTCATGACTTTCTGTTGGAACCTCCAGGGCACAACAAAGAAAACGAGGATGATGTAGAGGTTATGTCAACGGACTCCtcaagcagcagcagtgactctgATTAG